Below is a genomic region from Planktothrix sp. FACHB-1365.
ATATCATCAAATACGGGTTGGACAACCGCTAACCACAAATCTTCTTTAATTTTGTTTTGTACTTCAGCCTCATCGGTAATCTCCCCAATGGTGGCTGTATGTTGGGTGGAGATTAAAATCGTATCAATACCAACGGGACGATCATCTTCATACAGGACAGTGACTTGGGTTTTACCATCGGGACGTAAATAAGGCAATTTGCCATTTTTCCGCACCGTTGCCAATTGTCGAGCAATTCGATGAGCTAAACTAATCGGTAATGGCATTAGTTCTGGGGTTTCATTACAAGCGAAACCAAACATAATGCCTTGATCTCCGGCTCCGATCGCATCGAGTTGTTCATCACTTAACAGTTCTCTCGCTTCTTGAGCTTGGTTTACCCCTTGGGCAATATCAGGAGATTGTTTATCTAAGGCAATCAGAACAGAGCAGCTATCGGCTGAAAAACCATTGTTGGCATCAACATAACCGATCTCCGCAATTTTTTTTCGAGCTACATCAATATAGTTGATATGGGCAGTCGTCGTAATTTCACCCGTAATCAGCACTAAGCCAGTATTGACCACTACTTCAGCAGCAACGCGGCTTTTAGGATCATGGGCTAATAAGGCATCTAAAATCGTATCGGAAATTTGATCGCAGATTTTATCGGGATGACCTTCAGTAACGGATTCAGAAGTAAACAGGTAACGGCGAGACAATAATCTATTCCTCCTTATCTTCGAGTGAGATTGATTCAGTAGAACCGGATTGAAATTACACTACTACAGCATCATCTCTTAATTCTCATTTTCACCGATCAGACGGATTATATTATAGAAAGTTGCGACGATCAGCAATTATACAGGGGTTATTCCCAATTTAACGAAAATTATGGGTTTAAAGCCCCGCCCTTTAGCCGAGTGGAGGGCGGATTTGGTAGCCAGATTGTCAATGTAAAAACTCAAATTGTTTTAACAATCCCCGTCGCGATATTCGCGGAGAGTATCAAATACGGGCAATAGCTGCTATCTTAGTCAGCTTATTTGTGTTGAGTCCATCTAGTTCATTAAGATGTAGCCAACCCTCTTTAACCAAACTGGCAAAAATAAAAATTAGTCCTGAATATTCATAATCATATTTGCCATCTATATTGTGTCTTCTAGCACTTAAAAAGTCATGCAAACGCCAGATATCATCAATTTCTACAATCGCACTTGATTGTTTACGAACTTCGTCTATCAAAGCCTTTATTTCTCGTTTATAAGCTGTATCAAAGGCGGCTTTAGCTACTTTTTTTTCTGCCTCA
It encodes:
- the metK gene encoding methionine adenosyltransferase is translated as MSRRYLFTSESVTEGHPDKICDQISDTILDALLAHDPKSRVAAEVVVNTGLVLITGEITTTAHINYIDVARKKIAEIGYVDANNGFSADSCSVLIALDKQSPDIAQGVNQAQEARELLSDEQLDAIGAGDQGIMFGFACNETPELMPLPISLAHRIARQLATVRKNGKLPYLRPDGKTQVTVLYEDDRPVGIDTILISTQHTATIGEITDEAEVQNKIKEDLWLAVVQPVFDDIAIKPDNQTRFLVNPTGKFVIGGPQGDSGLTGRKIIVDTYGGYSRHGGGAFSGKDPTKVDRSAAYACRYVAKNIVAAGLAEKCEVQLSYAIGVARPVSVFIETFGTAKVDENKLLEVVQANFELRPAGMIQAFNLQKLPAERGGRFFQDVAAYGHLGRTDLDLPWEKTDKAQLLKEALLQTTAVVG